In Lathyrus oleraceus cultivar Zhongwan6 chromosome 2, CAAS_Psat_ZW6_1.0, whole genome shotgun sequence, the DNA window AAAAACAACCCAAAATCCCACAATAGTCTCTATCACAGAATGAAAATACCTAGAGAAATAAAAAAGAGTACAAAGGGAAAGGAAATAATCTGCATAAGGCATGAAAAATGACACATCAGCCATACCTGCAAAGGCTGCAATCTTAGATAGATATAAAAGATTCTTTCTGTCAGTCAGTTTCAACTTCATATCCACCTGTTCTTCCTCTTCAGTAGACTGCATATTTTGTGTGAGAGCCAACGTATGAAGTGTTTCTGAAGCAGAGGAAAAATGGTGAAGGAACAAATCATGAAGCCAAAGAAGATCTGGATGCTCCTTCAGGAAAATGGACAGCTCTTCTGGAAATTCTTCTCCAAGCCTTAACAACTCAGAAAATTGTGTGCTTTCATGAAGTTTCTGAAAAACATAGTAACTAAATCCCCCAGTAGGTCCCAAACTCTCATGCTGCACAAACCCAAGGACATTATTGAGGGGGGAAAACATTTAAAAGAAAGCAGAGATTTGAGAGTAGTAGATCAATAAATAATGCACTTCTTAAAATCAGGCAACAATAGTACATAGAGAATCTTCAAGATCAAATACTACCAAATAGTAGAAACAACCATAAACTATTGTTCCACTTCTCAATCTTGTGTGGATGGCTTAGTTTCTATTTAACACTATCGGTTTATAGGTGGTATTAACAACTTATTTACATGAATAAAAAGGATATTTTATTCATGTACTACCAAATACTACCAAATAGTAGAAACAACCATAAACTATCGTTCCACTTCTCAATCTTGCACCGGTTTATAGGCGGTATTAACAACTTATTTACATgaataaaaatgattttttcaGGAGACGTGAATAAGGCACCTTTTCTGGATTGTGCAATGGCGGGGAATGCAGTGTAAGGTTTTTGGTATACCGAAACTCTTTCCAACGATATTTTAAGGTATAAATGAACGAAGAAAGGAAACTTATGAGGTGGAGCTCAGAGAATTTGATGGCACATTACAACCATAAATTCTAGCTGTGGAATAGGACAGTTATTATTGTTTCCTTATGAACTTCAGTCTTTGGACTGCAGATATTTGTTTGCAGTGGAATCCAGCTCCCTCATAAAATACTACCAATGGCAAAAGCTTTGGGGTTGCTTTGCTAAGAAATTCTGCAAATATCTGGAAAAATGTGAAACAAAGCAATACAAAAGGAGAAATCATACTCGTACCATAACATTTCTCAGTAACTCGGAGTCATTTACATCACAGCATATTGTCCACATAACTTTATAGCATCCATGTCGTTTAGCAATTGATAACAGATGCGAAGTAATCTTCATAGTGGCTTCTTCATTCAACTCTTCAGCTCCTTCATTGGAATCCTGCATAGGTAATTAATTGAAGAATATACTCTTATTCTTTACCGTGGTTGCAAGGATAAGGTAAGCAAAATTGAATAATAACCTTATAAGTAGCTTCGAATCCTTTAACTTGTTGATAAAGAGATTCAAGTAGTGCATCTCGTCGCTCCCAATATTCATTTAGTAGACCCTTATGTTCTTCTTCACGCTCAATTTTAGCAGTAACAGCACCAGAATATGCCTCAAGTAGCACTTCGGCCAGTGCTTCTAAATGACTATACAACTCTAACTTTGCTGTTTTATCAAGCCCAGATGTATCATTTAACAACTGAAGCAAGACAGAGCCAACACCCCATATTCCCTTGCGGACAACAGGTTGACAATACCAAGGTGTTAAACCTTCAGGAGGTGGATACCATAAACGGCTCTCATTCTTATAGTCAAAGCATGTCCTAATTATGGAAACACATGCATTTGAGAGTTCACATGCCCTCTGGACCTGGGTTGCAAACGGATACTCTGGTCCTATAACATATTCCAACTCTGCATCTAAACAGTAAAAGAAATTTTCAAGATCTGAAACCTTACTGTAGAACACTTCAGCATTATCTCTGTCCATCAGGAGGACAGTATTCCGGCGAGCTCTGTCACCAACTAACTGTATCATGTCCCAAAGGGCACCTGACATCTGAATATCTACATTAGAATTTGAGGATCCAACACTAGTTGAACGGTTCTGGCTAATCAGATTTTGCAGCTCCCTCAGCTGAATCATTGCAGATAATTTTTCACCATGCTCCAAGATAATTTGCAAGGCATGTCCTGGCAATTGAAAAAACATAACTTAGTTACGGAATGTCTACATTTTGTTGACTACGTGATTTTTCTTCCTTGTTTCCTGAACCTAACAATATTTATTTTAAACCTTAATTTATCCATTCAATCTAAAAAAGGCACAGAAAACAAAATAATTTGTTCAATCATAAATTAGTCACATAAAACTGAGGCCCAATGCCAGCCAGAGTTCATAATCCACATGCATGTCTAAAATCTAAAGTCTAACTATGAAGCACAAACTACGACATAGACACCACGACACGACACAGACACCGATAATGTCAAAAACATAGGACACCGACACCGCTACATATATGGTAAATTTGAACTCTATTTATCCATCTTTTGataaaaaaagttaaaaaaattCTAAGCAAAATTAATGTCTTTAATTCTTCATTGATGATATTGTTTCAATACATGTTTAACTTTTTTAGATGTGTCTAAGATTTGACAAAAATAATGTATAAGAAATGTTGGacgaaagaaaaaaaaacaaatctCTTTTGAAATACTTGTTTGAATTGTTGTATGAGTGTCATTCGAGTGTGAGACACTGATTCAGAGTGTCAAAgcaaaagaaaaaaattattcATTTTTTTGGTGACACTTGTTTGACTTTTCCAACACTAGTCTGACTTTTCCGACACATGTCGTACAGGTGTCATACAAGTGTCGGACACCGACTCATGTCAAACACCGCGACACGCCAACTCCTAGAGGTGTCCGTGCTTCATAGAAGTCTAAACAAAAAACATCTAGCTATTCATTTATTCACTCCCTTAAAGCATCTATTAGGGATATAATCAATTTATACAAATATGCAATCAATGAAAGGAAAAAAAACACTCCTTAAAGTTGTTTACGGCATACTTCACAGGTAATTTTTCCAAGTATGATTATTTTACCACTTGCAAAATATGTAATAAACTGATCAGCTAATTACTATTATTAGGCagctcatttatttaattttttaatgAAACCATGAACATCAAGGAACAACCTACTTAAAACACAAGCAAATAAGTTAATAAAATATGGTAGTATTGTGAAAGGGGTGGTTTGAAAATTAAATCAAAACATGAACTTTTGAAGAATAGACTACAAATTCCATACTCTGCCTGGAACACAGCTCCTCGTGACATTTGGATAAGGCAAGAAAGTGAAGGAACTTTTGATGCTTCTGCTGTTTTTCCAAGAGTTGGGTGGAAACAACGGCCATGGACAAAATCTCTGCACCTCTGGTTGTTGTCCAATGTTTAGCTAAGGTATCAATGATTGATTTGCTCATCCGCATAAAAACATTGGTTTCTCCATCCCGTTCAAATGAACCAGAAGTTTCTAGCTTTTCAAGGGACCCATTAACTTGCCCAGATGACAAAAATTCATTGAAAAAATGATTCAGTAAAGCTTCTGATTCTTCATCTTGTGCAGTTCGACGTGTAATCCCACTCAAAGCAGCCCTTTGTCTATCTCCCGTACCCCATGCTTCAGAACTGGCCCTTCTTGGAGCAAAATTACCAGTAAATGTAAGATTCCTGATCTCTTCTTGTGCAGATCTTTCATTTGAGCTGCCTTTGCGTGACAAGCTCCGCTCAGGGGGTTCAACCCCTCCAAGTACGACAGCCTTCTCTGGTATTACCCATATTCCTGCTTTCTCTGTTAATACAACCCATGCACCTTCTTCATAATCATCTGCAGAAGGAAGAACTGAAGCATCTAGTACTTTCCCAGCATCATATGGTAAATCAAATTGATAGAGACGTGTAGCATTTCTATGATAATGGGAAACAGTTGCTGTTCCATCGCCAGATATTATGACTTTTGATCCTGATGGCTTCCCCCCTATTCGTAGTCTCATGGAATACAAAAAATCTTCATCTTCAACTCTAGCTTTTGGAATTATCACCTCAATGGGAACTTTTTTCTCCAAAATCCTCTCATTTGTACTCTCTACATCATATCCTGATTTATACTGCATGGTCAAAAGAGAATACTGCATGTAGCTTGAACTGCTAATCCGGTCCTTACAAAAGGTTGCAACGAGAATGGTAATTACTTTACCATGATCATCTACCTGCACATCAAGAGGCCAGATTCCCTTTTGACCTGCCAGATCTTTCTTAATGCCGAGCTCAGCATCTGTTCCAACTATTTCCTGAGACCAAAGTCTAGAAACAAGCATACCAGAACTAAACTTTATTCCGAAACACTGTATCTCACAGTCTGTCAACACCAAAAACTGCCGAACTGATTCCTTAGTAGAATGATGTGGAAAACGCCATGTCAAAGACCTCGGGTACCCTTTGTTGCTCACGAGTTTACCTAAATCGCCCCCTTCGTGTGAAAAATTAACAATATTCTCATATACTTTCCTTCGACGAATGCCAGTAGGACTGCATTCAAATTGCCAAAGCTCACCACTTGAGCTACAAGCAAGAGCAACACATGCAAAGGTATAACTGGGAACTGCAGAAGCAATCACAGAGTTAAAGACATTCAATCCTTTCAAATCAGTCGCCTGCTTATTCTGACGCGTCTGCCTCTTATACGGTGTCTTCTCACCAACAGCCTCCAACTCATCAAAAGACGCAAGACTAGTAACCGGAGCATTTCTTGACTGAGAATAGATATCCGGCCAGTATACAACAGCCCGTGTCTTTCTATTACACAAAACAACCGCAACATGTTTTGCAACTTTATTCGATCCAAAAGACAAACTATCACAATTAACCACAGAAACTAACCAACTACCAGCATCATAATCGGTAACATCCCCATCATTCAAAGGAATTTCAAGAACAACACAATTCATAGAAGCCGCAGGCGACAAGTAACTCCAAACAAAAACCTTACTTCCACAAATAATCCAAGCAAGCGATGTACTCTTGTCAATCCCACCACACCCGCCACAGTCTTCAACTGCATCACAGCATTATATCAATCATGAAAACAAAAACATCAAAATAACTTAGGCTATGTTTGGATATTTTAAAATGTACAGAGCCGAACAGAAAGGAGTGGAATGGAGCAGAACTGAACGGAATGGACTATAGATTACATTCCATTTGGATATTTTAAGACGGAACAAAGCCAAATTCTCATTCGGCACAAATCGGAGGGTAACAAAATGCTGGTAAGTAATGGAATGGGATGGAATGCATTCCATTATGTTCCACTCCACTCCAAAGTAGGGAACATACACTTATTTCATTCCATTCCACTCCATTCCATTCCATCAATACAGACATAGCCTAAAGGAGTCAGAAATTACAAAAACTACAATTAATTCATTAATAATGCAAAATTCTTACATAGAACTCGTTTATGCGGCGAGGTAGCTTGTTCATCACAAACAATTTGAGGAAACTCGGAAACAAAAACAGGTTTAATCGGATCCGTGTGATCTTCTTTTCCATTTCTATTAACTTGAGGAACCCTACGCATACAAAAATATCCAAATCAATGAGAAAAATGAAAATCGAGAAACCGAATTCAGATTCGGAAGATATAGAAAGAGATACCTGGCAAGGACGGATAAGCGAGGAGTCCAGGGAGCGGGAGTTCCGGTGTGAGGGCGATTGGGGATTTCATTATCGTTGAAAAGATTTCTTCGAAGAGATGAAGGAGTAACTGGAGAGTGAGAATCAAATGGTGTTGGAGTGCGAGTTTTCTCTCTCGCACTGTTCTTCTTTGTTCCGCAAGAAAACATGGTGGATTTTCGATTTAGGGTTTATGGAAGGGTTTTAGTTACAGTTACACTCAACTAGTGTTAACGAAGGAAGAAAGCATTTGAAATGAGGAGAGGGAAATCAAATATAAGAGAACAAATGCAGTATGTGTGATGTTTTCCATTTTATATTATCGTCAAAGTTTAATTAATTTCATTCAGAGTTAAACAACTGTAGCAAAAAGTACCCACCAAAACCATTGAAATTATAATTTCCGAAAAATAGTGAATTAGTTTGAAATTGAATATTGTTAGCTCAATCTGGTACTCCCTCCGTTCgtttttaagtgtcattttttgactttttacacataccaaggaagctaatcattattacttttcaaataataatttttcttttatctataatacccttaattatttattacattcactttactttttctctctctgcaaTCATTATTTAAGGATAATTTTGACAAATTGTAtttaatactaccttgaactttgcacgtgacaattaaaaagaaacaaattttttgtaagaaagtgacacttataaaggaacggagggagtagtAGTGTAACgataaatttaattaaaaattagAAAATGTTAACGGGTGTTTTTAAAGCATTATTTGAAAAACATGTTTTGGCATGTGTAATTTTATGTTTAGGTGACTAGTTATATGATCAACTAAACTTTCAATTTAAACAATCATTTTTTATCAAATAATTAAGTCTAAGTGGATATTTAGACAACTTTAAATTAGAGATGGCACTATAGACACTCGTGCTTCTAATCTCTGATATATATTTCATTAGATAAACTAGTAGAACGCAGGTTCATTTGcatgaaaaaaattatttttatattaaattaTTTGATTGAAATATCATTATAAATAACAGTATATTTAGACAATTAATGACAAAACATGAAATAAACATATAACATTCAAATAATGAAGAAAAATTCGGAAGAGGTCATCGGTCACTTTCCAATTATGAATTATGAGGATAAAGATATGAAACAAAGACATGTAATAAAATATAATGGTAAAACCAATAATTAAATGTTAAATTTAGTATGATGCTTACGTCTGAAATTTGAAAAAAAGGAATATTTATTTATAGTGTAAATATTTTTACACCGTCAATCAATCAATGAGATTCGTGTATCCCGCCATatcacatttttatttttaaaatactgtTATAATTTCTcaatataaaatattttgattggaTGTTAATATAATATTTCTTTACTCTGACAGTACACTATTTTTAACCTCTTGAAATTTAATgtaaaatatttgaaaatatatatacAAAAAATACAATGGTACTTTGATAATTAAAATGTTATCAGAAGATTTGTTTGAAGTTGTTTCGGATATGTCATAACCTATAAAAATGTTTAATGAAGGGATCAATAATgatataaaatataatattaaaatataGAAAAAATATATTATAATGGAAATCTAAAATAAATTGGATAGACTCGAAAATGAAAGTGGATAATAGTTAATTAATAATAGGTTTTATATTTATTTTGGGCGGGAACAGATTTTGAAAGAAAAATTATTTCGATTTAAGTAGATTAGTGCctataaataaaatatatatgtatttacaaatataaataaaaaattaaaatgataaaaaATATTATGATCTCTTTAAAAACTAATCTTAGTTCTCAACCTGACATTATTTTTTGTAGACTAATTATTAAGTGTAATATTATTGCATCCATAGAAATTATTTGTGCTTAAATATGGATTCAACCGTCATTATGAttcttaaaataaataaataaaaacaacaCAAATCCAGTATCTAACTAATAAAAAAATAGGTTGCTTAATTGACATCACAATTCTTGTTTGATCATGTTTAATTATCTTAATTTCAAGGATAATTTGGACTAATTGTGTTTTCCTTAATTTATAGAAGTTTGGAGTTTAGTTTTGCTGATGTAGCAAATTGATAATCCTTTCACGTTAACTAATTGGAAACTTTTCAAATTGTGAAAACTTGCATAGCAACTCAATTGTCACATTGAGAAGTGGAAAGTGACTTTACATTTTCCATGTAAACCATTCATTCTCTCTCGATTTAATGCATTCAAAGGGAACTCAAGAGGTAAGATCCATAATCTCCTAAAATCATCAATTGTTTTTTCCACCATTCGCCAAAAATCGTAATCGTAGTCGGAAACTCATGCGCTGCAAACTACTGCGCGTGAATCACCTTTTATCGTTGCGCATGTGAATCGCCCTTTACCGTCGCCACCGCATACCTTTATCGTCTTTACTCCGGTAGTTTTTTATTCCTCTTTGATTTTGACTCGTTACCATTGTTGTACGTTTTTCTTGTCATTGTGAATCTTTTTGTTAGATCGTTGTTATGAGAAAAAATGTTGTAGTCGTTTTTTTTAGCTCTGCTAAACGTTAATGGCGGATGGTGGGATTTTGTTTTTGTCTTTGTTTGTTCATGGGAGGAAGATAGCGAATATTTTGCTATGAATACTATAATAGAGAGATTAATGTTATATTCATGGAAGAATAAGAGTTATGAGTTTTTGGCTTCATGTTATTTTTTTGGAATCGTATGCGATAgacaagagagagagagagagagagagagagagagagagagagagagagagaaatcATGTGTTCCTTTTTTCTATGTTTTCTGTTTCTTGTGATTTTGAATAAGTGGTCCTGTTTTTTCTTTCTGTTTTCTGTTTGTGAAAATGACAATTTTGCCTCAAATGGAGATGAATATGCTAAAGGGAAAGCTAACGACTTTGCTAATTCCAATACCTCAAAGAATGTTGTTGAAGAGTGGCTTGTGCCTAAGCAGGTTCATTTGTTCTACTCAGCCAACTAATCAAAGTTGAATCGGATATCTTTTTATGTTGTCCAAATTTGTTATCAATATCATGTTTTACATGAGGCACTGTCATTTTTCATGGTTTCCACTCTGAACCTAAAGATCCATCTGAACTTGGTTTTAATTAATTGATAGAAAAAATGAAGGGACCCAAGACGTCCTTCAAAGCAGATTCCAAATATGGTAAGCTTTAAATATTATATGATTTCAATTGGTTAATTACAAGATTATGGCGCTTTGACGGTTAGAGATTGAGTAGAAGACGAATGGTTTAGAACAAGAGGCATATGTCTTCCGCCAAAACATGACACAAATTGGGAAATATAGCAAAATATTTGGTCCTATAAATGAATCTGTGAGTTTCTATCTTATTTTAAGATGTGAGGTTAATGTCTAAGTTAACTCTGCACTGATGTGATTTTTCTGCACAAATGTGATTTTTATTTGTAGTACTTTTCAATTAAGATTTTTTTGCGCCTAAGCAGATTCATTTGTTCTACTAGCCAACTAACCAAAGTTGAATCAGTTATCTCTTTATATTGTCCAAATTTGTTATCGTTGTCATGTTTGGCATGAGGCACTGTCATTTTTCATGGTTTCCACTCTGAACCTAAAGATCCATCTGAACTTGGTTTAATTAATTGATAGCAAAAATAAAGGGACCCAAGACGTCCTTCAAAGCAGATTGTAAATATGGTAAGCTTTAAATATTATATGATTTCAATTGGTTAATTACAAGATTATGTCGCTTTGACGGTTAGAGATTGAGTAGAAGACGAATGGTTTAAAACAAGAGGCATATGTCTTCCGCCAAAACATGACACAAATTTGGAAAGTTGGCGAAATATTTGGTCCTATAAATGAATCTGTGAGTTTCTATCTTATTTTAAGATGTGAGGTTAATGTCTAAGTTAACTCTGCACTGATGTGATTTTTCTGCACAAATGTGATTTTTATTTGTAGTACTTTTCAATTAAGATTTTTTTGCGCCTAAGCAGATTCATTTGTTCTACTAGCCAACTAACCAAAGTTGAATCAGTTATCTCTTTATATTGTCAAAATTTGTTATCGTTGTCATGTTTGGCATGAGGCACTGTCATTTTTCATGGTTTCCACTCTGAACCTAAAGATCCATCTGAACTTGGTTTAATTAATTGATAGCAAAAATAAAGG includes these proteins:
- the LOC127117514 gene encoding nuclear pore complex protein NUP133; this translates as MFSCGTKKNSAREKTRTPTPFDSHSPVTPSSLRRNLFNDNEIPNRPHTGTPAPWTPRLSVLARVPQVNRNGKEDHTDPIKPVFVSEFPQIVCDEQATSPHKRVLFEDCGGCGGIDKSTSLAWIICGSKVFVWSYLSPAASMNCVVLEIPLNDGDVTDYDAGSWLVSVVNCDSLSFGSNKVAKHVAVVLCNRKTRAVVYWPDIYSQSRNAPVTSLASFDELEAVGEKTPYKRQTRQNKQATDLKGLNVFNSVIASAVPSYTFACVALACSSSGELWQFECSPTGIRRRKVYENIVNFSHEGGDLGKLVSNKGYPRSLTWRFPHHSTKESVRQFLVLTDCEIQCFGIKFSSGMLVSRLWSQEIVGTDAELGIKKDLAGQKGIWPLDVQVDDHGKVITILVATFCKDRISSSSYMQYSLLTMQYKSGYDVESTNERILEKKVPIEVIIPKARVEDEDFLYSMRLRIGGKPSGSKVIISGDGTATVSHYHRNATRLYQFDLPYDAGKVLDASVLPSADDYEEGAWVVLTEKAGIWVIPEKAVVLGGVEPPERSLSRKGSSNERSAQEEIRNLTFTGNFAPRRASSEAWGTGDRQRAALSGITRRTAQDEESEALLNHFFNEFLSSGQVNGSLEKLETSGSFERDGETNVFMRMSKSIIDTLAKHWTTTRGAEILSMAVVSTQLLEKQQKHQKFLHFLALSKCHEELCSRQRHALQIILEHGEKLSAMIQLRELQNLISQNRSTSVGSSNSNVDIQMSGALWDMIQLVGDRARRNTVLLMDRDNAEVFYSKVSDLENFFYCLDAELEYVIGPEYPFATQVQRACELSNACVSIIRTCFDYKNESRLWYPPPEGLTPWYCQPVVRKGIWGVGSVLLQLLNDTSGLDKTAKLELYSHLEALAEVLLEAYSGAVTAKIEREEEHKGLLNEYWERRDALLESLYQQVKGFEATYKDSNEGAEELNEEATMKITSHLLSIAKRHGCYKVMWTICCDVNDSELLRNVMHESLGPTGGFSYYVFQKLHESTQFSELLRLGEEFPEELSIFLKEHPDLLWLHDLFLHHFSSASETLHTLALTQNMQSTEEEEQVDMKLKLTDRKNLLYLSKIAAFAAGKDAGTQVKVDRIEADLKILKLQEEVMKCLTSLEDKQLVDDRLLHPEDLIKLCLEGEEPELLLWTFDALAWTSSSFRKTHRKLLEDCWKKAASQDDWSKFHDAYTVEGWSDEETLQNLKNTLLFQASSRCYAPQSETFEEGFDQVLPLRQDNMETSTLGDMSSSVETILMQHKDFPVAGKLMLMAVMLGSEHSGDDRIEEGPSPME